DNA sequence from the Caulobacter segnis genome:
GGAGACTACCCGTGCCCAATCTCGCCCACGGCATCGACGCCAAGGACATCAAGGCCAAGATCGCCTCGCTGATCAGCAATCTGGTCGACATCACCGACGAGACCGGCGAGTTCCTGCTGCGCCTCGACGACGGCCGGGTGATCGACACCAAGGGCTGGAACGACTGGGAATGGACACACGGCGTCGGCCTCTACGGCCTGTGGAAACAGTACGAGATGCACGGCGACGAGCGCGCCTTCGACATCATGACCCAGTGGTTCGCCGACCGCTTCGAGGCCGGCACCCCGACCAAGAACATCAACACGGTCTCGCCGTTCCTGACCCTGGCCTATCTGTACGAGGCCACCGGCGACCACACCTACATCCCCTATCTCGAGACCTGGGCCGACTACGTCATGTACGAGGGCCCGCGCACCGAGGAAGGCGGCTTCCAGCACATCGTCTTCAACAGCGAGAACCCGCAGCAGCTGTGGGACGACACGCTGATGATGAGCGTGCTGCCACTGGCCAAGATCGGCCTGCTGCTCGACCGCCCCGACTTCGTCGAGGAGGCCAAGCGCCAGTTCATGGTCCACATCAAGTACCTGGCCGACCGCAAGACCGGCCTGTGGTTCCACGGCTGGACCTTCCTGGGCCGTCACAACTTCGCCGACGCCCTGTGGGCGCGCGGGAACTGCTGGGTGACGATCGCCATCCCCGAGTTCATCGAACTCTTGGACCTCAAGCCCGGCGACGGCCTGCGCGCCTTCCTGATCGACGCGCTGGAAGCCCAGATCAAGGCGCTGACGCAGTTCCAGGACGCCGAGACCGGCCTGTGGCATACGATCATCAACGACAAGGCCTCGTACCTGGAAGCCTCGGCCACGGCCGGCTTCGCCTACGGCATCCTGAAGGCCGTGCGTAAGCGCTACATCGGCAAGGAGTACGAGGCCGTCGCCATCCGCGCCATCAAGGGCGTGCTGGCCAATATCGACGACAAGGGCGAGCTGCAGCAGGTCTCGTTCGGCACCCCGGTGTTCGACACGATCCAGGGCTACAAGGACATCCCGCTGACCTCGATGCCGTACGGCCAGTCGCTGGCCATGCTGGCGCTGGGCGAGTTTCAGCGCGCCTTCATCTAACCAACCACCGCATCAACCGGTCCGGCGCCAACGCCGGACCGGTCAAAGGGGCGCCAAGACCCCGTCTCGAAGGGAAAGACACACATGGCCACGCCGGACGTCCGCAAACCCACCTGGGTGAACTATTGGGGCTGGGGCTCCGGCGACATGCTGGGGGCTGGCGCCCAGGCCGTGATCACCGGCTGGCTGGCCTATTTCTTCATCACCTTCTGCGGGCTGTCGCCGGTCGAGACGGGCCTGATCCTGGGCCTGCCGCGCCTCCTGGAAGCCATCACCTGCCCGCTGATCGGCTACGTCTCCGACAACCTGCGTCACACCTGGGTGGGCCGGAAGATCGGCCGGCGGAAGATCTTCCTGATCGCCACCATCCCGCTGCTGCCGGCCTTCGCCCTGATCTTCGTGACCGGCCAGACCTTCACCTACTACCTGGTGACCTTCATCTTCTTCGAGTTCGTCTACACGATGTTCCTGATCCCGTGGGAAACCCTCGCGGCGGAAATGACGAAGGATTACAAGGAGAAGGCCAAGTTCGCCGGCGTGCGGATGATGATCGCCCAGAGCTCGGCGATCCTGGCCTCGTACCTGCCGACCCTGATCATCAACAACCTCGGCGGCAAGGACTCGCCCAACACCTTCCTGATCATGGCCGCCATCTTCGGCGTGCTGTTCAGCCTGGTGGTGACCCTGGTCGTGTTCTTCTCGTGGGAGCGCCCCTATACCGAGGCCGAGAAACTGATCCAGCCCGAGCCGATGGACTGGGGCAAGGCGGCGCTGATCCCGGTCAACATGTTCCGCGACCTGTTCTCGACCCTCAAGATCAAGGCCTTCCGCCAGCACCTGTCGCTCTATCTGGGCGGCTATATCAGCCAGGACATCTTCAACACCGCCTTCCCGCTGTTCGTGGCCACGGTGATGGTCGGCTCGACCCTGATCATCTCGCAGCTGATGACGACCATGTACGTGGCCCAGCTGATCTCGGTGATGATCGCCATCCGGGTCATCATCCGCACCGGCCCGGTGGTCGCCTACCGCCTGGCCATCACCAGCGTCGGCGCGGCCCTGCTGCTGTTCCTGGCCTTCTACCTGATCAAGCCGGCGGGCTTCGCGCAGGGCGTCGCGGCTCTGGACGGCGACATCTTCGGCGGCGCGCCGGTCGGCGTGCTGTTCTGGCTGTTCGTGCCGATCATCCTGGCGGGCCTGGGCCGAGGGACGCTGAACTTCGTGCCGTGGGGGGTCTACAACTACCTGCCCGACGTCGACGAGGCGGTCACCGGCCAGCGCCGCGAGGGCATCTTCGCCGGGGTCATGACCCTGACCCGCAAGGTCGCCCAGTCCGGCGCGATCCTGCTGACCACCAGCCTGATCGGCCTGGGCGGCTTCGTCTCGGCGCCCAAGGGCAAGCCGCTCGCGCAGCAGACCCCGGAAGCCATCCAGGCCCTCGTTCTGGTCATGGTCGGCGGCCCGCTGATCGTGATGATCGCCGGCATGCTGATCTCCTGGCGCTTCCGCCTGAACGCCCGCACCCACGCGGTGCTGGTCCACGAGGTCGAGCGCCTGCGCGCCGGCGCGACCGAGGCCGAAACCCAGGAGTCCAAGCAGATCGTCGAGGACCTGACCGGCTGGAAGTGGGAACGCCTGTGGGGCCGCGGCTAACTCGCTATAGCCAGCCGTTGGAGCGGGCGATCCGGCCCGCCTCCACCCGATTGGCCGCGCCCAGCTTCTGGGCCGCCTCGGACAGGTAGTTGCGCACCGTGCCTGGCGAGAGGTCCAGCACCTCGGCGATGTCCTTGTTCGAGCGCCCCTCCTCGGCCAGGCGCAATATCTCGCGCTCGCGGTCGGTCAGCGGATCGGGCTGGGCGTCCCAGACCGCCTCGGACAGCTCCGGGGCGATGGCCCGGCCGCCGGCGGCGATGGTGCGGACGGCGGCGGCCAGCACACTGCTGGGACCATCCTTCAAGAGATAGCCCTTCACCCCCGCCTCCATCGCCCGGCGCAAATAGCCGGGCCGACCGAAGGTGGTGACGATCAGGACGCGCGTCGTCGCGCCGTCAGCCTTCAGCCGCCCGGCCACGTCGATACCGGTCAGGTGCGGCATCTCGATGTCGGAGATCAGCACGTCGGGCTTTTCCGACCGCACCAGCGCCAGCGCCTCGGCGCCGTCCGCCGCGCGGCCGACCACCTGGATGTCGCCCTCCAGCTCCAGCAGCGCGCTGAGCGCCCCCAGCACCATCTTCTGGTCTTCGGCGATGACGACGCGGATCACGAGGCGGACTCTCCAGGAGCGCCTATGGGCGCGATGGCGACCAGGCGCGTCCCGCTTCTGTCCGAGACGATGTCGAGATCGCCGCCGATGGCCGAAAGGCGGGTGCGCATGCCCTTCAGGCCCGAGCCTTCGACCAGGCCGCCGCCCCTGCCGTCGTCGACGATGCTGAGCGTCAGGGCCACAGGGCTGGGCGCCACCCGGATCTGGCAGCGCGTGGCGCCGGCATGGCGGATGACGTTGGTGACGGCCTCACGCAGGGCCATGGCCAGAACCGCCTCCTGGCCGGGATAGGCGTCGATCTCGTCGGCCGAGACCTCGGCCTGGATATTGGCGGCGGTCAGGGCCGTCCTGGCGCGCTCCAGCTCGGTGGTCAGCGAGGCGCCCTTCATGCCCACCACCGCCGTCCGGACCTCCGACAGCGCCTCGCGGGCGGCGGCGGCCACCGACTGCATCTCGCGTTCGGCGGCCACGGCGTCGCGGCTGACCAGCTTTGCGGCCAGCTCGGCCTTGACCGCCACCAGGGTCAGGGTGTGGCCCAAGAGGTCGTGCAGGTCGCGGGAGATCCGCTCACGCTCGGCCATGGTGGCCAGGGCGCGGACCTCCTCGTGGGCGACGGCCAGTTCCTGGTTCTTGCGCTCGACATCGGCCTGCATCAGGCCGGCGAAGCCGGTGATGCCGCCGAACAGCACGCCCGACGCCCAGACCGGCCAGTTGTAGTTCAAAAACAGCGGCCCCATGGCCAGCAGGACCACCTCCATCCCGACCATCGTGCGAACCGCCAACCGGCGCGACCGCAGGCGCGCGGCGAACGACATGGCGTAGATCGTGTAGACGCTCCAGCCGACGTTGAACGACGACAGCGACACCCCGATGCCGAAGATCGCCAGCACATGCCACAGGGTAGGCCGGCCGCGTCGCAGCCAGATCCAGTAGAACAGGACCACGAAGGCCGCGAGTCCCGCGACCGAAGCCGCGATCTCGACCACGCCCGGCCGCCGGAACAGCCAGGAAATGAAGTAGAACGGCAGATACGACAGGAAGATCAGGCTCCAGCGACGACGGTTCAGGCCGTCGGCCAGCGGCGCGCTGTTTTCGTCGTCCTTCGTCCGAGTCGCGGTCTCCTGGTCCATGCCGGCGATGTCGCGCGCGCCGCTCGCCACGGTCAAGCCGCCTGCCGCCGCCAGGCCGCCCAGGCGCCGGCCACGGCGGCCAGGCTGATCAAGGCCAGCACCGTCACGTGGCGCTGGACGTCGGCCATCGGCGTCATGCCCGACAGCATCATCGACAGCCGGCCCAGGTGGTACGACGGGGTGACCTCGGCGACCTTGGCGATCCAGCCCGGCATCAGGTCCAGCGGCATCCACAGGCCGCCAAACAGGCAGAAGCTGAGGAACAGCAGGTTGGCCACCGCCGTCGCGCCTTGCGAGCCCAGGCGCAGGCCGATGTTCAGGCCGATCAGGGCGAAGGGAACCGCCGAGGCCAGCCCCAGCCCCAGGGTCGCGGCCCAGCGCCACGGAACCATCACCACCCCGCCGAACCAGGCCAGCACGCCCAACAGGCCGATGGCGGTGGCGACCAGGGCCAGGGCGGCGGCCAGTCGTCCGGCCAGATAGCCGCCGGCGGGCAGCGGCGCGATCTGCTTCAGCTCGATCAGCTTGGCCTCGCGCTCGGCGGCGACGGCGGCGCCGAAGCCGAACATGGCCGGCGCGATGGCGGCGAAGATCACGTAGTTGGCCAGCATGGCGTGGGCGATCTCCTCCCGCCCCTTGCTCAACCCCAGGCCGATGACGCCGTAGAACAGCAGCGGCAGGGCCAGGCTGGGAATCAGGAACTGCGGGGTGCGCCAGGTCGAGACGATCTGGGCGCGGGCTTCACGGGCGTAGACGGCGAGCGTGTGCATGTCAGGCGACCTCGGCTTGACGGGTTTGGCCAGGCGCGCCGGCCTGGACGAGACGGGTGACGGCGTCCTCCAGCGACGCGCCGGCGACGGTCAGGTCGTCGACGGTCTCGTCGCGGGCCAGCAGCTCGCGCAGCGTGGCGGGGGCCGAGGTGGTCAGCAGCGTGACCCGGCCGCCGTCGCGGCTGACGCCGGTGACGCGCGCCAGGCTCTCCAGCTCGGCGTCGGACAAACGCGTGCGGCAGCGGATGGCGACGCCCGAGACCCGGGCCTTGATCGCCTCGGGCGAGCCGTCGGCGATGACCTGGCCATGGTCGATGACCACGATGCGGTCGGCCAGGGCCTCGGCCTCGTCCAGATGGTGGGTGGTCAGCAGCACGGCGCAGCCCCGGGCGATCTCGGCCCGGACGGCGGTCCACAGGCCCCGGCGAGCGTCGATGTCCATGCCGGTGGTCGGCTCGTCCAGGACCAGGAAGTCCGGCCGGCCGGCGATGGCCAGGGCGAACTGCACGCGGCGCTGCTGGCCGCCCGACAGGGCCCCGCAGCGGCGGCGCTCCAGACCTTCCAGCCCGGCCAGGCGGACGATCTCGTCCAGCGGACGGGGCGCCTTGTAGTAGCCCCGGAACAGGTCGACCTGCTCGCGGACCGTCAGGGTGCGCGGCAGGCCGGCCTCCTGCAGCATGACGCCCATCCGGCCCCTGCCGGCGACGTCGCGCGGATCGCCGCCGAACAGCGCGGCCTCACCCGCGTCGGGACGAAGGCGGCCGGTCAGCAGGGCGACGCTGGTGCTCTTGCCCGCGCCGTTCGGCCCCAGCAGGGCCACGCACTGGCCGGGACGGATGATCAGGTCCAGGCCGTTCAGGGCCAGGGTCGCGCCCCGACGCTTGACGGCCTTGGACAACGCCGCGACGGGCAAGGGAAGGTTGGGCGGCTGCGGAGGATTGGGTGACATGACGGCTCCCTCGATGTGGAGCCAGCATGCCGCCGCGCCGCGCGGCCCATCAGTGCCGGCCGTCACCGGGCCGACATGACATTCGTCACCTTGGCGCCCTCAGGCCGCCGCGTTCCAGGCCTTGGTCATCAGGGTCACCGGCGAGAAATCGCCGAACTCCCAGCGCAGCGGCAGCGCCGCGGGCCGCCGCCAGGCCTTCTCGGGCCTGAACCGCCACTGGCGCTGGACGCCCTCTGGCCAGGCGCGGCCAGGTGGCGGATCCCAGTCGATCTCCACCCGTCCCTGCAGGTGCAGCAGGTCGCCGGTGTCGAAGTCGACGAACAGCAGGGCAGCGCGCGGGTCGGCGACCAGGTTGCCAAGGGTGTTGAAGAACCGGTTGCCCCGGAAGTCCGGCACGACCAGCTCGCCCTTCACGACCTTGACGAAGCCCGGCAGGCCGCCCCGGTGCGAGATGTCGACGCCGCCGTTCTCGGCGCCCGCCGCGCCCGAGGCGGTGGCGACGAAAAAGGTGTCGGCGTCGGCGATCTGGGCCAGGACTTCGGGCGCGTCGACAGCGACCGTCTCGGCCGGAACCATCGACGCCGGCGCGGTCTCGACGTCACGGGTCTGGATGTATTGCGGGCAATTGCCGAAGCTTTGCAGCACCTTGAGGCGCAAACCTCCAGCGTCGGCGGCCTCGATCACGCCGTTGGCGCGGTTGCGGCGGCGCGTGGCGAAGTCCAAACCCAGGGCCCCGAACGGCTGGCCGGCGCTGAAGAATTCGTGACCTGGCTCGCCCTCGCGCGGCGTCGCATGGATCACCAGGGTGGTCGGGTCGGGACTGTCGATAAAGCCCGGCTCGCCGGTCAGCACCGTGGCGATCGGCCAACCTGCCGCGTCGACCGTGGCGACGAACAGGTACGGCAGCATTCCGAAGAAGTCCCGGTGCTGGTCGGGCATGAATGGCCGGATCCCCGTCATGCCGGGCGCGTGCAGGCCCGCTCGCGCCTGGGCGGCCAGCTCGCCGGCGTGGAAGGGCTGGTCCATGTCAGGCGACCTCCTCTTGGGCGGCCTTGGCGGCCTGGGCGAAGTCCGGCATCGGCTGGAACCAGGGCTGGGCCTCGACCCGCGCGAGCCACGCCCGGACGTTCGGATACGCATCCAGCGACACCCCGCCCTCCGGCGCGTGGGCGACGTAGCTGTAGCAGGCCAGGTCCGCGAGCGTGACATGGTCGGCGGCCAGGAACGTCCTGTCCGCCAGGTGGCCGTCCATGAAGATCAGGACCCGGCCAGCGATCCGCGCGGCGCGGACCGGGTCGTCGGGCAGGCCGAACAGCGCGATCATCCGCGCCACCGCCGGGCCGTGCATGACCTCGCCCGCCGCGATCGACAGCCAGCGCTGCACCGAGGCCGCCGCGGCCGGCTCCTCCGGCAGCCAGGGACCGTCCGGGGCGTAGCGGCGCGCGAGATAGACGAGGATGGCGTTGCTGTCGACCAGGGTCAGGTCGCCGTCCTGCAGCACAGGAATCTGGCCAAGCGGATTGCGCGCCAGGAAGGCCGGCGACGCCCGCACGTCCTTCGGCGAGTCCGCGAACACGTAGCTCAGGCCCAGGGCGTTCAGCATCAGGGCCACCCGGTGGGTGTGCCCCGACAGGCCCGTGCCGTGCAGAACGATGGCGGCCATGGGAGATCTCCGGCGCGTTGCGATGACGGCATATTGGCCATTGCGCGCAACGCAATGAATTGAACAAATCCGCAATATATTTTTCCATTTCACGGAATTGCGGATGGATCGCCTCGACGAGCTTTCCCTGCTGGTGGCGGTGATCGACGCCGGCGGCCTGGCCGCCGCCGGGCGGCGCTTGCGGCGTTCGCCCGCCGCCATGACCCGGGCCTTGGCGGCGCTGGAGGAACGGGCCGGCGCGCGCCTGATCGAACGCACCACGCGGCGCCTGGCCCCGACCGAGGCCGGCCGCGAACTGGCCGAGCGGGCCCGCCGACTGCTGGCCGACTACGAGGCGGCGCTGGAGACCTCGGCCCCCGACGCCGTGCGCGGCCTGCTGCGCGTCACGGGCCCGACGGTGTTCGGCGGCCGCTACCTGGCGCCGGTGATCAACGCCTTCCTGGCCGAACACCCGGACGTGCGCGCCGAGGTCACCCTGCATGACCGCAACCTCGACCTGATCGAGTCCGAGCTGCACGTCGCCCTGCGCATCGGAGCGCTGGCCGACTCCAGCCTGGTGGCGCGGCGGGTGGGCGGCGTTCGCCGGGTCACCATCGCCGCCCCCGCCTATCTCGCCCGGCGCGGCGAGCCGAAGACACCGGCCGATCTCGCGCGCCACGAGACCGTCCTGACCACGGCCGTCTCGGCCACGCCGGAATGGCGGTTCGAGGCCGGCGGCCGGCCCCGCGCCGTGCGGCTGGATCCGCGCCTGCGGATCAACGACGTCGAGGCCGCACTGGCCGCCGTGCTGGCGGGCCACGGGATCGGCCGCGCCCTCTCCTACCAGGTCGCCGACGACCTGGCGGCCGGACGGCTGGTGCGCCTGCTGCCCGACTTCGAGCCCCCGCCCCTGCCCGTCCAACTGCTCACCGCTGGCGGCCGCTTCATGCCGCCGCTGGCGCGGGCGTTCCTGGACTACGCCGCGCCTCGGCTGGAACGGCTGGCGGTGCTGCGCGACGCCTGACAAACCGTCGTTTTCTCGGAGCCGTCGCGTCCGCCCGGCGTTGATGCCACGCGTAGAAAAGAGGTGGCGTCATGAGCTCATTTTCCCGCCGGGACACGATCACTCGGCCGATCTTCCAATGGGCCAAGGGCGTGCTGCCCGCCCTGTCGGAAACCGAGCGCGACGCCATCGAGGCCGGCGACACCTGGTGGGACGCGGCGCTGTTCACCGGCGATCCCGACTGGAACGAACTGCTCGCCTTTCCCAAGCCGACACTGAGCCCCGACGAGAAGGCCTTCATGGACGGTCCGGTCGAGACCCTGTGCGCCATGCTCGATGACTGGCGCATGACCTGGGAGACCCGCGACCTGCCGCCTGAGGTCTGGGACTTCCTGAAGCGCGAGAAGTTCTTCGGCATGATCATCCCGAAGGAACACGGTGGTCTGGGCTTTTCGGCGTTCGGCCACGCCGAGATCGTCCGCAAGATCGCCACCCGCTCGACCTCGGCGGCGGTGACGGCGATGGTGCCCAACTCCCTGGGTCCGGGCGAATTGATCCTGCGGTTCGGGACCCGGGATCAGCAGGACTACTGGCTGCCGCGCCTCGCCGACGGGCGCGAGATCCCCGCCTTCGGCCTGACCAGCCCCGAGGCCGGCTCCGACGCCTCGGCCATGACCGACGAGGGCGTGGTCTGTCGCGGGACCTGGAAGGGCGAAACTGTGCTGGGCGTACGCCTGAACTGGCACAAGCGCTACATCACCCTGGGACCGGTCTGCACGGTGCTGGGCCTGGCCTTCAAGCTGCGCGATCCCGACCGCCTGCTGGGCGGCGCGGAAGACATCGGCATCACCTGCGCCCTCGTCCCGACCGACACCCCCGGGGTCAGTATCGGCCGCCGGCACCTGCCGGCCTTCCAGACTTTCCAGAACGGTCCCAACTGGGGCGAGGAAGTATTCATCCCTCTGGGCCTGATCATCGGCGGCGCCGAGCGCGCCGGCCAGGGCTGGAAGATGCTGATGACCGCCCTGGCGGCGGGGCGCGGCATCTCCCTGCCCGCCATGTCCGGCGCGGCGGCGGCCTACAGCGCCCTGACCACCGGCGCCTACGCCCGGGTGCGCCAGCAGTTCGGCATCGCCATCGGCAAGTTCGAGGGCGTGCAGGAACGCCTGGCTCGCATCGCCGGCAACGCCTACCTGGTCGACGGCGCCCGGCGGCTGACCTGCGCCGGCCTCGACATGGGCAAGCATCCGTCGGTGATCTCGGCCCTGTTGAAGTCCGGCGCGACCGAGCGGATGCGCACGGTCGTCAACGACGCCATGGACGTCCACGGCGGCAAGGCGATCATGGAGGGCCCGCGCAACTACATGGGCAGCCAGTACCGCGCCGTGCCGGTCGGGATCACGGTCGAGGGCGCCAATATCCTGACCCGCAGCCTGATGGTGTTCGGCCAGGGCGCGATCCGGGCCCACCCGTACATGCTGCGCGAAATCCTGGCGCTGGGCGAGGATGACGAGGCCAAGGGCCTGGCGGACTTCGACCAGGCGTTCTGGGAGCATGTCGCCCACGCCCTGCGCAATGGGATCAGGGCCACGGCCCGCGCCTGGACCGACGGCGCCCTGTCGCCCGCGCCTGACGCCGGCCGCGCCAGCCGCTTCTATCGCAAGCTGGGCCGCTATAGCGCCGCCTTCGCCCTGACTTCGGACATCGCCCTGCTGACCCTGGGCGGGGAACTGAAGCGCAAGGAGATGCTGTCGGCCCGCCTCGGCGACATTCTCTCCGAGATGTACTTCCTGTCCGGCGCCCTGAAGCGCTGGGAGGACGAGGGCCGGCAGGACGCCGACTTCCCGCTGCTGGACTGGTGCGCCCAGACCGCCTTCGCCACGATCGAGCAGCGCTTCGACGAGATCTTCGCCAACCTGCCCAACCGCCTGGCGGGGTGGCTGCTGCGGGCGGCCGTGTTGCCGCTCGGGGCCCGCCGGCGAGGCCCCTCGGACCGTGTCACCCGCGCCTGCGCCGACCTGATCCTCCACCCCTCGCCCACCCGCGACCGCCTGGTCGAGGGCGTCTATGTCGGCGGCGAGGACGAGGCGATCGGCCAGTTGATCGACGCCTTCGAGCGCGTCGTAGCCACCCAGCCGATCCACGATCGCCTGAAGGACCAGGGTGTCCGGAACTGGAAGGATGGCCTGGACAAGGGATTGCTCACGCCCGACGAGACCAGCGCCCTGGCGGCCGCCGACGAGGCCGTCGCCAAGGTGATCGCGGTCGACGACTTCGCGGCCGAGGAGCTGACGACCCGCGAGGTCACGCCTGTCCAGCCGCGCGTCCTGGCCAGGAGCCCTCGCGCCGCGGCGGCCGTTGAACCGCGGATCGACCGCGAACCCCGCGCGTTCGGCGACGAGACGACATCTCCCACCTGACAAACACCGCCTTGGAGCCAGCGCTCGGCCCGCTGTAGAACTGCGGTACGGCGCTGAGTCTCCGGAAGGTCGGTGGGTCCATGCATACGCAGAGAATTCTGGTCACGGGCGGCGCGGGTTTCGTCGGTTCGCATCTTTGCGACCGGCTGCTGGCGTCCGGCGCGGAAGTGCTCTGCGTCGACAACTACTATACCGGCTCACGCCTGAACGTGGCGCAGAACCTGGCCAATCCGCGCTTTGAGCTGCTGCGGCACGACGTGACCATGCCGCTGTATGTCGAGGTCGACCAGATCTACAACCTGGCCTGCCCCGCGAGCCCCGTGCACTACCAGTTCGACCCGGTGCAGACGACCAAGACCAGCGTCCACGGCGCCATCAACATGCTGGGCCTGGCCAAGCGGGTGAAGGCCAAGATCCTGCAGGCCTCGACCTCCGAGGTGTACGGCGACCCTTCGATCCATCCGCAGGTCGAGAGCTACTGGGGCAACGTCAATCCGATCGGCATCCGCTCGTGCTACGACGAGGGCAAGCGCTGCGCCGAGACCCTGTTCTTCGACTACTGGCGCCAGCACAGGCTGCAGATCAAGGTGGCGCGGATCTTCAACACCTACGGCCCGCGCATGCACCCGAACGACGGGCGCGTGGTGTCGAACTTCATCGTCCAGGCGCTGAAGGGCGAGGACATCACCCTGTATGGCGACGGCAATCAGACCCGCTCGTTCTGCTATGTCGACGATCTGGTCGAGGGCCTGATCCGCCTGATGAACACCGGCGACGACGTCACCGGCCCCATCAACCTGGGCAATCCGGTCGAGTTCACGATGAAGCAGCTCGCGGACCTTGTCGTGGAGCTGACCGGCAGTAAGTCGGTTCTGGTCCACCGCCCCCTGCCCTCCGACGACCCGCGCCAACGCCAGCCCGACATCACCCTGGCCAAGCAGCACCTGGACTGGACGCCGACGGCGCCGCTGAAGGTCGGGCTGATGAAGACGATCGAATATTTCGACGATCTGCTGAAGGCCGCCTAGGTCGCTGCGCCCGCAGCTGATCGCGGGGTGACAAACGTCACCTCGAACGCGTGATCCCAGGCACTGCAACGCTTTGAGTCGTTCCGGCAGGTTCCTCGCAACAGAGGAGACCTCCCTATGACCTTCCCGCCGCGCCGCGCCGCCCTGCTGGCCGCCACGGGCCTGGCCGCGATCAGCGCCAGCGCCCACGCTCAAACAGCGACGCCTTCCGCCCCGGCCAAGAAGGAGCAGCCCAACCAGGTGCAGGGCGTCACCGTCACCGCGCCCTCGGCCCAGGACATCAAGACCTCGATCGACCGCCGCAGCTACAGCCTGGGCAAGGACCTGCAGGCCACCACCGGTTCGGTCGCCGACGTGCTGCGCAACGTCCCCTCGGTGCAGGTCGACGTGCAGGGCAATGTCAGCCTGCGCGGCGACAGCAACGTCACCATCATGATCGACGGCAAGCCCTCGGGCATGTTCAAGGGCGAGAACCGTGGCCAGGTGCTGCAGCAGATCCCCGCCAGCCAGTTCGAACGGGTCGAGGTGATGACCAACCCGTCGGCCGCCTTCAGCCCCGAGGGCACGGCCGGCATCATCAACCTGATCACCAAGCAGCAGCGCGGCGTCGGCACGACCGGCTCGGTCCGCGCCAATGTCGGCACGGAAGGTCGCAAGAACGGCAGCGTCACCCTGGCCCGCAACACCAAGCGCCTGACCCTGTCGGGCGACGCCGGCTGGCGGCGCGACAAGGCCAAGGGCGAGATCACCGACGACCGCCAGCGCCTGGACACCGCCTCAGGCCAGTACGCGACCAGCCGGCAGAAGATCGGCTTCGCCAGCCACGGCCAGTCGCACAACGCCCGCGGCGGGGTCGACTACGACCTGGACAAGCAGACCCGGCTCAGCGCCGAGGTCCGCTACAACGACATGGAGTTCGACTCCAAGGCCGGCGCGACCTATCAGGGCCTGGATCCGGCCGGAAAACCCAGCGTCGCCTATACCCGGCTGGTCGACGGCGTGATGAAGCGCTCGGTGGCCGGCGTCTCGGGAGATCTGCGCCGCAAGCTGTCCGGCGACGAGCACGAGTTCACGCTGCACGCCAGCCTGGAGCGCACCCGCGACCGCCAGATCAACGACGCCGACGGCTTCAACCAGCTTCCCACGGCCTCGACCTATGTCGAGCACGTCAGCATCGGCGACGAGCTGGTCCAGGGCCGGCTCAAGGCCGAGTACAAACGGCCCCTGCCCGGCGGCGCCAAGCTGGTCGCCGGCTATGAGCTGCAGGTCGACGACAACGACTACGACA
Encoded proteins:
- a CDS encoding glutathione S-transferase is translated as MAAIVLHGTGLSGHTHRVALMLNALGLSYVFADSPKDVRASPAFLARNPLGQIPVLQDGDLTLVDSNAILVYLARRYAPDGPWLPEEPAAAASVQRWLSIAAGEVMHGPAVARMIALFGLPDDPVRAARIAGRVLIFMDGHLADRTFLAADHVTLADLACYSYVAHAPEGGVSLDAYPNVRAWLARVEAQPWFQPMPDFAQAAKAAQEEVA
- a CDS encoding LysR family transcriptional regulator; amino-acid sequence: MDRLDELSLLVAVIDAGGLAAAGRRLRRSPAAMTRALAALEERAGARLIERTTRRLAPTEAGRELAERARRLLADYEAALETSAPDAVRGLLRVTGPTVFGGRYLAPVINAFLAEHPDVRAEVTLHDRNLDLIESELHVALRIGALADSSLVARRVGGVRRVTIAAPAYLARRGEPKTPADLARHETVLTTAVSATPEWRFEAGGRPRAVRLDPRLRINDVEAALAAVLAGHGIGRALSYQVADDLAAGRLVRLLPDFEPPPLPVQLLTAGGRFMPPLARAFLDYAAPRLERLAVLRDA
- a CDS encoding acyl-CoA dehydrogenase; its protein translation is MSSFSRRDTITRPIFQWAKGVLPALSETERDAIEAGDTWWDAALFTGDPDWNELLAFPKPTLSPDEKAFMDGPVETLCAMLDDWRMTWETRDLPPEVWDFLKREKFFGMIIPKEHGGLGFSAFGHAEIVRKIATRSTSAAVTAMVPNSLGPGELILRFGTRDQQDYWLPRLADGREIPAFGLTSPEAGSDASAMTDEGVVCRGTWKGETVLGVRLNWHKRYITLGPVCTVLGLAFKLRDPDRLLGGAEDIGITCALVPTDTPGVSIGRRHLPAFQTFQNGPNWGEEVFIPLGLIIGGAERAGQGWKMLMTALAAGRGISLPAMSGAAAAYSALTTGAYARVRQQFGIAIGKFEGVQERLARIAGNAYLVDGARRLTCAGLDMGKHPSVISALLKSGATERMRTVVNDAMDVHGGKAIMEGPRNYMGSQYRAVPVGITVEGANILTRSLMVFGQGAIRAHPYMLREILALGEDDEAKGLADFDQAFWEHVAHALRNGIRATARAWTDGALSPAPDAGRASRFYRKLGRYSAAFALTSDIALLTLGGELKRKEMLSARLGDILSEMYFLSGALKRWEDEGRQDADFPLLDWCAQTAFATIEQRFDEIFANLPNRLAGWLLRAAVLPLGARRRGPSDRVTRACADLILHPSPTRDRLVEGVYVGGEDEAIGQLIDAFERVVATQPIHDRLKDQGVRNWKDGLDKGLLTPDETSALAAADEAVAKVIAVDDFAAEELTTREVTPVQPRVLARSPRAAAAVEPRIDREPRAFGDETTSPT
- a CDS encoding UDP-glucuronic acid decarboxylase family protein — its product is MHTQRILVTGGAGFVGSHLCDRLLASGAEVLCVDNYYTGSRLNVAQNLANPRFELLRHDVTMPLYVEVDQIYNLACPASPVHYQFDPVQTTKTSVHGAINMLGLAKRVKAKILQASTSEVYGDPSIHPQVESYWGNVNPIGIRSCYDEGKRCAETLFFDYWRQHRLQIKVARIFNTYGPRMHPNDGRVVSNFIVQALKGEDITLYGDGNQTRSFCYVDDLVEGLIRLMNTGDDVTGPINLGNPVEFTMKQLADLVVELTGSKSVLVHRPLPSDDPRQRQPDITLAKQHLDWTPTAPLKVGLMKTIEYFDDLLKAA